A stretch of bacterium DNA encodes these proteins:
- a CDS encoding right-handed parallel beta-helix repeat-containing protein, translating to MKRLFLLIAMLLCGHAAFAVSGHITASTTWSGDVLITGDVWIDQGVTLTLDAGTRVLFPKVDANVDNIGDFRFVINGALQANGTSASPIYFLSNETTPHTNDWYGLVDSSYGSNQMSTLNYVNILHAYRGMLVDADSLTVNYCWVDRTGEYGFRVTRSIATSMNHTVVFGSGTYGVRVEQNSNFNGNSINVVNCKLNGIEIFGNGNRSIVDSYSVSNEMTGLLCDGSAPVITNSTLSYNSFHGLNCTNGANPIISYCNLKSNVVYGAYVFNASPTITYCDIVGNLGLGLYFASSQAHVNYCNITDNASDTNSTMISTNGTLSGNRPWNGIAGSNNDYGGTVYLSTSNYSSLISTGASIIATGNCTTSGGASIRATFTDGSNYQLSDTSVNIGNYFVPTLNTLARFSRLTSNTSINVRIHYGGNNLQRTFYWDIPQIQIKKTTGLAHCAIWNNSSSIVMLQNNWWGRIFSLDTLIYQDVIGTAVYSPFQSNPNIGVGSNQVNTYPSLSFTSPITFTQTSTTQNISWSAFDLEDNATIRLYYCRNTDTLGLTGTQFSRTYQAYNDTNAFTWDVSAIPNGVYRIYARINDGTNPDVLVYAPGTVVIGKIVIFSPNGGETFRAATTDSIRWGSADVTGNVRVELNRSFPSSAWEPIQVNAPNTGACEWTRTEPMTATARIRILSINNTIIGDTTDANFTITPSEVEIVSPNGGESFTIGFADTIRWLIPAIPGNVRIELNRSYPNGTWESLFSDTDNDGIQLWTTAAPPTTSARLRIIPLSDTTRSDTSEFDFTIGQPIKLTRPNGSEILVIGASDTIKWTSSRITGNVNIRFKRNYPSGPWTTIANNVPISQGYFEWTPTTPITSNARILLSPVNFPSLADTSDANFSIMNPTVTIAHPIGGERIIVGIPDTIRWSASYNGDLQIYLYRNGQSDPEPVVITDSVPSQSGVFVWTPTAPVSDSAYLYISDSYYPVATWSQKFRIVNSTIDVIRPNDGEVFYYGLPDSIKWSSVNLTGNVAVDLRRTVTGSWETIRNSVANTGYTRWQPTGTSTISAKVRVRSLTDPGTSDTSDFAFSIQNYPWSTLLSYLARNPHAQTNNRDEWIPEIPYDISTSNLAPVELHFPNQPEGFLNPDSLRASYTTFSGDEVGSNRTVNRKWSVVPSTEQFSGADLTLRFTRSDLPSSIVAPDSVYPPLRAIFTDDDESTWIFIPGGTVYRDTAGSGNSFKFVVEDLNHMSEWALTNDGLKPVLTYPNGNDTIHVSDTIQFQWSNSIRGGSVSIELNRNYPTGSWEILLANTPNDSSESWVVTGPLTNNARFRIVSEWFPTDGDTTNAATILRSSAASAGIGVVYPNGGEILRFGSMDTLRWYGNGFTGNVCIEVNLSYPTGTWDTLFANAENTGAIAWSVSDILTTHARLRISSINQPEVTAISTSDFSIQPAAIVLQSPNGGEVWRVGDVDTIRWNSFGLAGNVQIELNRNYPTGAWETITATTENDGSEPWLVTGQNSLHTRIRIVSELFPTIGDTSNADFELYRRGIQVIYPNGKEILTLNVPDTIRWITHEYSGNVQLKYTRDYPNPPWLTVTGGSNIPASQGFHVWTPTGFSSNNARIAIIPLSEPAIGDTSDAAFSIQTRQLTLTYPNHGETFLLGRPDTIRWLATYTSNVCLYLLRNGMPGSEEIIDDGDTIPARRGYYVWTPTGSISDNAYFHIVDYSYGLEDVTDVPFRIASAAITVTKPNDGETYYFGLPDSIQWSSYNLAGNVAIDLRRTVTGLWESIVAEQNNTGGYLWTPSGSLTSSAKVRIRSIVDPTVADTSDFPCSISYYPWSATSFSAHNPNAAVNRQAAWIPTLPIDQASGNRPPLQIAFSEQPTGFANPSQIVASYVSVVSDQLAAGSFITRFWTISPASDNFTNATVTLRFLDTDVPFTIIDPIAAEPSLRAVSSLDGMQTWSLLGDGEIARDIGAGNSYTFSVDSLNRMGTFALTNVGLRPELTYPNGGETLTIGETVTFRWTNAIRGGTVSIAINRTYPSGEWETILSNTPNDSLEQWLVSGDVTTTARFRIASEWFASDGDTCDSDVELQSGLETPASPTSLQLQVTNVNAILRWSPVTTSLSGRAQWADGYLIDFRVQGYGEWQPLGITSSTFDTTYVDSNAVQLSPQKYYQVRAFKAGGAAASSTGVRISQPAHIGIGNKK from the coding sequence ATGAAACGGCTATTTTTACTTATTGCAATGCTTCTGTGTGGGCATGCTGCCTTCGCAGTATCTGGTCACATCACTGCTTCCACGACTTGGAGCGGGGATGTTCTCATTACAGGTGATGTATGGATTGATCAAGGCGTTACCCTGACACTGGATGCCGGGACACGGGTCCTGTTTCCAAAAGTAGATGCGAACGTTGACAACATTGGAGATTTCCGGTTTGTCATCAACGGAGCATTACAAGCTAACGGCACCTCAGCGAGTCCGATTTACTTTCTCTCCAATGAAACGACACCCCATACCAACGATTGGTACGGATTGGTCGATAGTTCCTATGGCTCCAACCAAATGTCGACTTTGAATTATGTCAACATTCTGCATGCGTATCGCGGGATGTTGGTAGATGCCGACAGTTTGACAGTAAACTACTGTTGGGTAGATAGAACTGGCGAATATGGTTTCAGAGTTACGAGAAGCATAGCTACTTCGATGAATCACACAGTAGTTTTTGGATCAGGCACTTATGGAGTTAGAGTTGAACAAAATTCGAATTTCAATGGAAACTCAATAAACGTTGTCAATTGCAAACTAAATGGGATTGAGATCTTTGGAAACGGAAATAGAAGTATTGTTGATTCATACTCAGTTTCAAATGAAATGACTGGTTTACTATGCGATGGATCTGCTCCTGTCATAACAAATTCTACATTATCTTACAACTCTTTCCATGGTTTAAATTGTACAAATGGTGCAAATCCTATTATAAGCTATTGCAATCTAAAAAGTAATGTAGTTTATGGAGCCTATGTATTTAATGCGTCGCCGACAATCACTTACTGCGACATAGTTGGGAATCTTGGCTTAGGTCTGTATTTTGCATCATCACAAGCTCATGTTAATTATTGCAATATCACAGATAACGCTTCTGATACAAATTCAACGATGATCTCAACAAATGGAACTCTATCAGGAAATAGACCTTGGAATGGAATCGCTGGGTCGAATAACGATTACGGTGGAACCGTATATTTATCAACCTCCAACTATAGCAGTCTGATATCAACAGGGGCTAGCATAATTGCAACAGGAAACTGCACAACGAGCGGTGGTGCTTCAATCAGGGCAACCTTTACAGATGGATCAAATTATCAATTATCTGATACATCAGTGAACATAGGAAATTACTTTGTTCCAACTCTAAATACACTTGCTCGATTTTCCCGCCTAACCTCAAATACTTCGATAAATGTCAGAATACATTACGGTGGCAATAATTTGCAAAGGACTTTTTACTGGGATATTCCTCAAATACAAATAAAAAAAACAACAGGGTTAGCCCACTGTGCGATTTGGAATAATTCAAGTAGTATAGTTATGCTCCAGAACAACTGGTGGGGAAGGATTTTTTCACTTGACACACTTATTTATCAAGATGTGATTGGAACAGCAGTTTACTCTCCATTTCAATCTAATCCTAATATTGGAGTAGGTTCAAATCAAGTAAACACATATCCTTCGCTGTCTTTTACGTCTCCAATCACTTTCACCCAAACCAGCACCACCCAAAACATCAGTTGGAGTGCATTCGATCTCGAAGATAATGCAACGATTCGTCTCTATTACTGCCGCAATACTGATACGCTTGGCTTAACGGGAACGCAGTTTTCCCGTACTTACCAAGCATACAACGACACCAACGCATTCACTTGGGATGTGTCGGCGATACCGAATGGTGTCTATCGTATCTATGCGCGGATTAACGATGGCACGAATCCCGATGTTCTTGTCTATGCGCCCGGTACTGTCGTGATCGGAAAAATTGTCATATTTTCGCCGAATGGCGGCGAAACTTTCCGGGCGGCGACAACCGACAGCATTCGTTGGGGTAGTGCCGATGTTACGGGAAATGTCCGGGTCGAATTAAACCGGAGTTTCCCCTCTTCGGCATGGGAACCGATTCAAGTCAATGCTCCAAACACTGGTGCATGTGAATGGACGCGCACCGAACCGATGACTGCGACGGCTCGAATCCGAATTCTTTCGATCAATAACACTATCATTGGCGATACGACCGATGCGAACTTTACGATTACGCCATCGGAAGTTGAGATTGTTTCACCAAACGGCGGTGAATCGTTTACGATTGGATTTGCAGATACAATCCGGTGGTTGATTCCGGCAATTCCCGGCAATGTTCGTATTGAACTGAATCGAAGTTATCCTAATGGAACTTGGGAATCGCTCTTTTCGGATACTGACAACGATGGCATCCAGTTATGGACAACAGCCGCTCCACCCACTACATCTGCACGATTGCGCATCATACCATTAAGCGATACTACTCGCAGCGATACTTCGGAGTTCGATTTCACCATTGGACAACCGATAAAACTAACACGACCCAATGGTAGTGAGATTTTGGTAATCGGAGCATCCGACACAATTAAATGGACCTCAAGCCGAATCACTGGTAACGTAAACATCCGCTTCAAACGAAACTATCCATCGGGTCCCTGGACAACAATTGCGAACAATGTGCCCATTTCTCAAGGGTATTTCGAGTGGACGCCGACAACGCCCATCACGAGTAATGCTCGTATTCTGCTTTCACCAGTTAATTTTCCCTCACTTGCAGATACTTCCGACGCCAACTTTTCGATCATGAATCCAACGGTAACAATTGCGCATCCCATTGGTGGTGAGCGAATCATCGTCGGCATTCCCGATACTATTCGATGGAGCGCGAGTTATAATGGTGACTTGCAGATTTATCTGTACCGAAATGGACAAAGCGATCCCGAACCAGTAGTAATCACCGATAGCGTTCCCTCGCAATCTGGAGTGTTTGTTTGGACGCCAACTGCGCCGGTATCGGATAGCGCATATCTCTACATCTCCGATAGTTACTACCCGGTAGCAACCTGGTCGCAGAAATTCCGCATTGTCAACTCCACTATCGATGTAATTCGGCCAAACGATGGGGAAGTGTTTTATTACGGCTTACCGGATTCGATCAAATGGTCGTCAGTAAATCTTACCGGGAATGTCGCAGTCGATTTGCGGCGTACTGTAACTGGCAGTTGGGAAACGATTCGGAATAGCGTTGCCAATACCGGATATACCCGTTGGCAGCCGACTGGTACATCGACGATTAGCGCGAAAGTACGAGTACGCAGTTTAACCGATCCCGGAACGTCGGATACATCCGATTTTGCCTTCAGTATTCAAAACTACCCGTGGTCGACGTTGCTCAGTTACTTGGCTCGGAATCCTCATGCCCAGACGAACAATCGTGATGAGTGGATTCCCGAAATTCCCTATGATATTTCCACCAGCAATCTCGCGCCGGTCGAACTTCATTTCCCTAACCAACCGGAAGGCTTTCTCAATCCCGATTCGTTGCGTGCTTCCTATACGACATTTAGCGGCGATGAAGTGGGAAGTAATCGCACAGTGAATCGCAAGTGGTCGGTTGTACCGTCCACAGAACAATTTAGCGGCGCCGATCTCACACTGCGGTTTACCCGGAGCGATCTTCCCAGTTCGATTGTAGCGCCGGATTCCGTGTATCCTCCGTTGCGAGCAATCTTCACCGATGACGATGAGAGTACTTGGATATTTATACCCGGAGGAACGGTCTACCGCGATACCGCGGGATCGGGCAATTCCTTCAAGTTTGTGGTGGAAGATTTGAACCACATGTCGGAATGGGCATTGACGAATGATGGTTTGAAACCAGTTCTCACCTATCCGAATGGCAACGATACGATCCATGTTTCCGATACCATTCAATTTCAGTGGAGTAATTCGATTCGCGGGGGATCGGTATCCATCGAACTGAATCGTAACTATCCCACGGGGAGTTGGGAAATACTGCTTGCAAACACACCGAACGATTCATCGGAATCGTGGGTGGTGACCGGCCCATTGACGAACAATGCCCGTTTCCGGATTGTATCCGAATGGTTCCCGACCGATGGTGATACAACCAATGCTGCGACTATCCTCCGCAGTTCGGCTGCCAGTGCGGGCATCGGAGTCGTCTATCCCAATGGCGGTGAAATTCTTCGCTTCGGTTCGATGGATACGTTGCGTTGGTATGGCAACGGTTTTACTGGAAATGTCTGTATCGAAGTCAATCTCTCTTATCCCACAGGTACGTGGGATACGTTGTTTGCGAATGCGGAAAATACCGGTGCGATCGCGTGGAGCGTTTCTGATATATTGACGACGCACGCCCGACTTCGGATTTCATCGATCAACCAACCGGAAGTGACGGCAATTTCTACCAGCGACTTCTCGATCCAACCGGCAGCAATTGTATTGCAATCGCCTAACGGTGGGGAAGTGTGGCGAGTCGGTGATGTTGACACGATCCGTTGGAATTCATTTGGCTTGGCGGGCAATGTTCAAATCGAATTGAATCGCAATTATCCTACAGGCGCATGGGAAACCATCACAGCTACCACCGAAAACGATGGCAGTGAACCGTGGCTTGTCACTGGGCAAAATAGTTTGCATACTCGCATTCGCATCGTGTCGGAGCTGTTCCCAACCATTGGCGATACCAGCAATGCCGATTTTGAGCTATACCGCCGCGGCATCCAAGTTATCTATCCCAATGGCAAGGAGATTCTCACACTGAATGTACCGGATACAATCCGTTGGATAACCCATGAGTATTCGGGAAATGTCCAATTGAAATACACCCGCGATTACCCGAATCCCCCGTGGTTAACGGTGACGGGAGGAAGCAACATTCCAGCATCGCAAGGGTTCCACGTGTGGACTCCAACTGGCTTCTCTTCCAATAATGCCCGGATTGCAATCATTCCGCTATCGGAACCGGCAATCGGCGACACCTCCGATGCTGCCTTCTCGATTCAGACTCGTCAATTGACTTTGACGTATCCCAACCACGGGGAAACATTTTTGCTTGGCAGACCGGATACGATTCGCTGGCTGGCAACCTATACCAGCAATGTATGTTTGTATTTGTTGCGTAACGGCATGCCCGGCAGCGAAGAAATCATCGACGATGGCGATACGATTCCGGCACGGCGCGGATATTATGTGTGGACGCCTACCGGCAGCATTTCCGACAATGCATATTTTCATATTGTCGATTATTCGTATGGACTCGAAGATGTAACCGATGTTCCGTTCCGGATTGCGAGCGCTGCAATCACAGTAACCAAACCAAACGATGGCGAAACTTATTATTTCGGGTTACCCGATTCGATCCAATGGTCTTCGTATAATCTTGCCGGTAATGTTGCGATTGATTTGCGGCGAACCGTAACCGGGTTATGGGAATCGATAGTTGCTGAGCAGAATAATACCGGCGGCTATTTATGGACACCGAGCGGTTCGCTAACCAGTAGTGCTAAAGTGCGTATTCGCAGTATTGTCGATCCTACGGTGGCCGATACTTCGGATTTCCCATGTTCGATATCTTATTATCCGTGGTCGGCAACCAGCTTCTCGGCGCACAATCCGAATGCTGCAGTCAATCGCCAAGCCGCGTGGATTCCAACGCTGCCCATCGATCAAGCGAGTGGCAATCGACCGCCATTGCAAATCGCATTTTCCGAGCAACCAACCGGATTTGCGAATCCTTCGCAAATCGTTGCGTCTTATGTTTCCGTGGTGAGCGATCAACTTGCGGCGGGAAGTTTCATTACTCGCTTCTGGACAATTTCTCCCGCGAGCGACAACTTCACCAATGCGACGGTAACGCTGCGCTTCCTCGATACCGATGTCCCTTTCACGATAATCGATCCAATAGCAGCCGAGCCATCGTTACGAGCAGTTAGCTCGCTCGACGGTATGCAGACTTGGTCGCTGCTCGGCGATGGTGAAATCGCTCGTGATATTGGTGCGGGAAATAGCTATACATTCTCGGTGGATTCGCTCAATCGAATGGGAACATTTGCCCTCACCAACGTTGGGTTGCGTCCCGAGTTGACGTATCCGAATGGCGGCGAAACCTTGACGATTGGCGAAACGGTAACCTTCCGATGGACAAATGCAATTCGCGGCGGTACCGTTTCCATTGCAATTAATCGAACATATCCCAGTGGGGAATGGGAAACGATTCTTTCTAATACACCGAATGATTCGCTCGAGCAATGGCTCGTATCGGGCGATGTAACGACCACTGCTCGCTTCCGCATTGCATCGGAATGGTTTGCCAGCGACGGCGATACTTGTGACAGCGATGTGGAACTGCAGTCGGGATTAGAAACGCCGGCGAGCCCCACGAGTTTACAACTCCAAGTGACAAACGTGAATGCCATATTACGCTGGAGTCCGGTGACGACTTCTCTTTCTGGACGCGCGCAATGGGCTGATGGTTATCTCATCGATTTCCGAGTGCAAGGTTATGGTGAGTGGCAACCATTAGGAATAACATCATCGACGTTTGATACAACCTATGTCGATAGCAATGCGGTGCAACTCTCACCACAGAAGTATTATCAAGTGCGCGCATTCAAAGCCGGCGGCGCAGCGGCAAGTTCGACGGGCGTAAGAATATCACAACCCGCCCACATTGGTATAGGAAATAAAAAGTAA